In Sedimentibacter sp. MB31-C6, one genomic interval encodes:
- a CDS encoding chromate transporter: MIELLDIYWTFFKISSVTFGGGMAMLPILQKDIVQTKSWVTDEEIIDFYALSQGLPGIIAINVSSFIGYRKKGIQGEVAAALGIISPCIIIITILASFITNFKDVEIVRHAFAGITIGVSALIFNAVVNLWKKSIVDKICIVLFFITFTLMLLFDISPIILVVLSAITGILVNKMRIKE, translated from the coding sequence TTGATAGAATTATTAGACATTTATTGGACTTTTTTTAAAATAAGTTCAGTTACATTTGGCGGAGGAATGGCTATGCTTCCAATTCTTCAAAAAGACATAGTGCAAACTAAATCCTGGGTTACGGATGAAGAAATTATAGATTTTTATGCATTAAGTCAAGGATTGCCAGGTATAATTGCCATAAACGTATCATCATTTATTGGTTATAGGAAAAAGGGTATTCAAGGGGAAGTAGCTGCAGCACTAGGAATTATTTCACCATGTATCATAATAATTACAATTTTAGCATCCTTTATTACTAATTTTAAAGATGTAGAAATAGTAAGGCATGCTTTTGCTGGAATTACAATTGGTGTATCTGCATTAATTTTTAATGCAGTAGTAAATTTGTGGAAAAAAAGTATTGTAGATAAAATTTGTATTGTTTTATTTTTTATAACATTTACTCTTATGTTATTATTTGATATATCGCCAATTATTCTGGTAGTGTTAAGTGCAATAACTGGAATATTAGTAAATAAAATGAGGATAAAAGAATGA